The Chelatococcus sp. HY11 genome includes a window with the following:
- a CDS encoding Hsp20 family protein, translated as MSRVPSLSSPFLLGFDEIERALDRVAKAATDGYPPYNIERIPRSGNEPEKLRITLAVAGFTQDQLEITLEENQLCIRGRQVDDRTRHFLHRGIAARQFQRTFFLADGMEVMGADLSNGLLSVDLVRPEAERVVRRIDIISRDGG; from the coding sequence ATGTCTAGGGTACCGTCGCTGTCGTCCCCGTTTCTGCTTGGCTTTGACGAGATCGAGCGCGCATTGGACCGTGTCGCCAAAGCGGCGACGGATGGCTATCCGCCTTACAACATCGAGCGCATCCCCCGTTCCGGCAACGAGCCGGAGAAGCTCCGCATCACCTTGGCGGTGGCCGGATTCACTCAAGACCAGCTCGAGATAACGCTCGAGGAAAACCAGCTTTGTATCCGTGGCCGGCAGGTGGATGACCGCACTAGGCATTTTCTGCATCGCGGCATCGCGGCCCGGCAGTTCCAGCGCACGTTCTTTCTGGCCGACGGCATGGAGGTGATGGGCGCGGATCTGTCGAACGGTTTGTTATCGGTCGATCTCGTGCGTCCGGAAGCCGAGCGCGTGGTACGGCGCATCGACATCATCTCCCGTGATGGGGGATGA
- a CDS encoding DUF1150 domain-containing protein, giving the protein MTNSDAFEFIGDVLDSDALAAAGEGKVAYVRAMRSEEFNRLFPQAPEIQPGLELFALLGADGTPILLTDSRDAAIANAWEHNLEPISVH; this is encoded by the coding sequence ATGACCAATAGTGATGCGTTTGAGTTTATCGGCGACGTTCTGGATAGCGATGCGCTGGCGGCGGCTGGCGAGGGCAAGGTCGCCTATGTGCGCGCCATGCGCTCCGAGGAATTCAACCGCCTGTTTCCGCAGGCACCCGAGATTCAGCCGGGCCTCGAGCTTTTCGCCCTGTTGGGGGCGGATGGCACGCCCATCCTCCTGACCGATTCCCGGGATGCGGCCATCGCCAATGCCTGGGAGCATAATCTGGAGCCCATCAGCGTCCACTGA
- a CDS encoding TIGR02300 family protein produces MAKPELGTKRVCPTTGRKFYDLNKDPIVSPFTGESFPRSIFEPQPKAPSRAASEEEDDTPATGEAVELVSLDEADEAETGKNLPADDDIEIDDDIEEDETFLAEDEESDDDVSDLIDGDIADDEET; encoded by the coding sequence GTGGCGAAACCGGAACTCGGCACCAAGCGCGTCTGCCCGACCACAGGCCGCAAATTCTACGATCTGAACAAGGACCCGATTGTGTCCCCCTTCACGGGCGAATCGTTTCCGCGTTCAATTTTTGAACCTCAGCCCAAGGCCCCGAGCAGGGCCGCGAGCGAGGAAGAGGACGACACGCCCGCGACCGGCGAGGCGGTCGAGCTCGTGTCTCTCGACGAGGCCGATGAGGCTGAAACCGGCAAGAATCTGCCGGCTGATGACGATATCGAAATCGATGATGACATCGAGGAAGACGAGACGTTCCTCGCTGAGGACGAAGAATCCGACGATGACGTCAGCGATCTGATCGACGGCGATATCGCCGATGATGAAGAGACTTGA
- the aroA gene encoding 3-phosphoshikimate 1-carboxyvinyltransferase yields MSSHSSPSPLSSRASPPLRGRVAIPGDKSISHRALIFALLSVGETHITRLLEGDDVLCTAAAVKALGATVEHTGEGAWTVSGVGIGGLVEPANVLDFGNAGTGSRLMMGVAGSHPITTTIDGDASLRKRPMRRILDPLEAMGVTVVSEDEGGRCPITLRGAAEMIPITYRTPVPSAQIKSAVLLAGLNAPGTTTVIEQEASRDHTERMLRHFGAEVDVEPEGPHGRRITLKGQPELRAAPVSVPADPSSAAFPLVAALVVQGSEVILEGVMTNPLRTGLVTTLIEMGADITFLEGRTDGGEDVADLLVRFGPLKGVDVPAARAPSMIDEYPILAVAAAFASGETRMRGLSELRVKESDRLAAVADGLAAAGITARIEGDDLIVEGAGGTASGVRGGGMVATHLDHRIAMSFLVLGLGAREGMAIDDAGMIATSFPSFVPLMRRLGADLGAP; encoded by the coding sequence GTGTCGTCCCATTCGAGCCCCTCGCCCTTGTCATCGCGCGCCTCTCCGCCCCTGCGCGGTCGCGTTGCCATCCCGGGCGACAAGTCCATCTCGCATCGCGCGCTGATTTTCGCGCTCCTGAGCGTGGGGGAGACGCATATCACGCGTCTGCTCGAGGGGGATGACGTACTGTGCACTGCGGCTGCCGTGAAGGCCCTGGGCGCCACTGTGGAGCACACCGGCGAAGGCGCCTGGACCGTGAGCGGTGTCGGCATCGGTGGGCTTGTCGAGCCGGCCAACGTCCTTGATTTCGGCAACGCCGGCACCGGCTCGCGCCTGATGATGGGCGTCGCGGGATCTCACCCCATCACCACGACCATCGACGGCGATGCCTCGCTACGCAAACGCCCGATGCGCCGCATCCTCGATCCGCTGGAGGCGATGGGCGTCACCGTCGTGTCCGAGGATGAGGGCGGCCGCTGCCCCATCACGCTGCGCGGCGCGGCGGAAATGATCCCGATCACCTACCGGACCCCGGTGCCCTCGGCGCAGATCAAGTCGGCGGTGCTGCTCGCGGGCCTGAACGCCCCCGGCACGACGACCGTGATCGAGCAGGAGGCCTCGCGCGATCATACCGAGCGCATGCTGCGCCATTTTGGCGCGGAGGTGGATGTCGAGCCCGAGGGCCCCCACGGGCGGCGGATCACCCTGAAGGGACAACCCGAGCTGCGCGCGGCCCCGGTCTCCGTGCCGGCAGATCCGTCCTCCGCCGCTTTCCCGCTCGTCGCGGCCCTCGTTGTGCAGGGATCCGAGGTCATCCTCGAAGGCGTGATGACCAATCCCCTGCGGACCGGCCTTGTGACCACGCTCATCGAGATGGGCGCCGATATCACCTTTCTCGAGGGCCGCACGGACGGCGGCGAGGACGTGGCGGACCTCCTGGTGCGGTTCGGTCCGCTCAAGGGTGTGGACGTTCCGGCCGCGCGCGCCCCGTCGATGATCGACGAATATCCGATCCTCGCGGTCGCGGCGGCGTTTGCCAGCGGCGAGACGCGCATGCGGGGCCTGTCCGAATTGCGCGTGAAGGAATCAGACCGGCTGGCGGCTGTCGCCGATGGCCTCGCCGCCGCCGGCATCACAGCTCGCATCGAGGGCGACGACCTGATCGTCGAAGGCGCCGGCGGCACCGCCAGCGGCGTCCGTGGTGGCGGCATGGTGGCCACCCATCTGGACCATCGCATCGCGATGTCGTTCCTTGTGCTGGGTCTAGGCGCCAGGGAGGGCATGGCCATCGATGACGCGGGCATGATCGCCACCAGCTTCCCGAGCTTCGTGCCGCTGATGCGCCGTCTCGGCGCCGATCTCGGCGCACCGTGA
- the pheT gene encoding phenylalanine--tRNA ligase subunit beta — MKFTLSWLKDHLDTEADADAVAAVLNRIGLEVEGIDDKAKALAPYVIARVLSAVQHPNADRLRVCMVDTGDGNPIQVVCGAPNARGGMISVFAPPGTYIPGKNITLGKGVIRGVESNGMLCSEAELELSEDHDGIIDLPADAPVGTAYATWAKLDDAVIEIAVTPNRPDALGIAGIARDLAAAGLGRLNTPPVATIPGEGFCPVEVSLAFSEDDAHLAPAFALRLVRGVKNGPSPDWLQKRLKAIGLRPINALVDITNYVTFDRGRPLHVFDAAKVKGDLVVRRAQEGEEILALDGKTYKLDTGMVVIADDNGIESLAGIMGGEASGCDEGTTDVLIESALWDALNIAQTGRRLGIITDARYRFERGVDPAFTLPGIELATRLVLDLCGGVPTEVTLAGAIRDTHAPITFPWSEVKRLSGLDLPQGEMERHLVALGFSVDNQGDTAQVDAPSWRPDIEGKADLAEEIIRIAGLDRVASTPFPRLHAAVAEPVLTLLQKRTRLAKRALAARGLVEAVTWSFISHDEATLFGGGDARLALANPIAADLSDMRPNLIPGLVKALQRNADRSFADVALFEVGQVFASDEPEGQTITAVAVRRGTAHAAGVGRRWDTEAKPVDVFDAKGDAFGLLTALGIATAGVQIVPGGPAWYHPGRSATLQFGPKAMIGAFGELHPRILAALDAKGPIVACEITLDLLPAPKAKPTKVKPKLALPDFQPVTRDFAFVVDAGVAAADILRAAQGAERNLITDTSVFDIYEGAGVGEGKKSVAVAIVLQPTEKTLTDQDIEAVSAKVVAAVAKKTGATLRG, encoded by the coding sequence ATGAAATTCACGCTCTCCTGGCTGAAGGACCATCTCGATACCGAGGCTGATGCCGACGCGGTTGCCGCCGTCCTCAACCGCATCGGGCTCGAGGTCGAAGGCATCGACGACAAGGCCAAGGCGCTTGCCCCCTATGTGATCGCGCGGGTCCTGTCGGCGGTCCAGCATCCCAATGCCGATCGCCTCAGGGTCTGCATGGTGGACACGGGCGACGGCAACCCGATCCAGGTGGTCTGCGGCGCCCCCAATGCCCGTGGCGGCATGATCTCGGTCTTCGCGCCACCGGGCACCTATATCCCCGGCAAGAACATCACGCTCGGCAAGGGCGTGATCCGCGGCGTCGAATCGAACGGCATGCTCTGCTCCGAAGCCGAACTGGAGCTCTCGGAGGATCATGACGGCATCATCGATCTGCCCGCCGATGCACCGGTGGGCACCGCTTACGCCACCTGGGCGAAGCTCGATGACGCCGTGATCGAGATCGCGGTGACGCCGAACCGTCCCGACGCGCTCGGCATCGCCGGCATCGCGCGCGATCTCGCGGCGGCGGGGCTCGGGCGTCTCAACACGCCGCCGGTCGCCACCATTCCCGGTGAGGGCTTCTGCCCGGTGGAGGTGTCGCTCGCGTTCTCCGAGGATGATGCCCACCTCGCCCCGGCCTTCGCCCTGCGGCTCGTGCGCGGCGTCAAGAACGGCCCATCGCCGGACTGGCTGCAGAAGCGGCTGAAGGCCATCGGCCTGCGCCCCATCAACGCGCTCGTCGATATCACCAACTACGTCACCTTCGACCGTGGCCGGCCGCTGCACGTCTTCGACGCCGCCAAGGTCAAGGGCGACCTCGTCGTGCGGCGTGCCCAGGAGGGCGAGGAGATCCTCGCGCTCGACGGCAAGACCTACAAGCTCGACACCGGCATGGTCGTCATCGCCGACGACAACGGCATCGAGTCGCTCGCCGGCATCATGGGCGGCGAGGCATCCGGCTGCGATGAGGGCACAACCGACGTGCTGATCGAATCGGCCCTCTGGGACGCGCTGAACATCGCGCAGACCGGCCGCAGGCTCGGCATCATCACCGATGCGCGCTATCGCTTCGAGCGCGGGGTTGATCCCGCCTTCACCCTGCCGGGCATAGAGCTTGCGACGCGGCTCGTGCTGGACCTGTGCGGCGGCGTCCCGACCGAGGTGACGCTGGCGGGCGCCATACGTGACACCCACGCCCCCATCACTTTCCCCTGGAGCGAGGTGAAGCGTCTCAGCGGGCTCGATCTTCCACAGGGCGAGATGGAGAGGCATCTCGTCGCGCTGGGCTTCAGCGTCGACAACCAGGGCGACACGGCCCAGGTGGATGCGCCCTCCTGGCGGCCGGACATCGAGGGGAAGGCCGATCTCGCCGAGGAGATCATCCGCATCGCCGGGCTCGACCGAGTCGCCTCGACACCCTTCCCACGCCTCCACGCGGCCGTCGCCGAGCCGGTGCTGACCCTGCTGCAGAAGCGCACGCGCCTCGCCAAGCGCGCGTTGGCCGCGCGCGGGCTCGTGGAAGCGGTCACGTGGTCCTTCATCAGCCATGACGAAGCGACACTCTTCGGTGGCGGCGACGCGCGGCTGGCGCTCGCGAACCCGATCGCGGCCGACCTCTCCGACATGCGCCCCAATCTCATTCCTGGCCTCGTGAAGGCGCTGCAACGCAACGCCGATCGCAGCTTCGCCGACGTGGCGCTGTTCGAGGTCGGCCAGGTGTTCGCTTCCGACGAGCCTGAGGGGCAGACCATCACCGCCGTTGCCGTGCGCCGTGGCACCGCCCATGCGGCCGGTGTCGGCCGCCGCTGGGACACCGAGGCAAAGCCTGTCGACGTGTTCGACGCGAAGGGCGATGCCTTCGGCCTGCTGACGGCGCTCGGCATCGCGACGGCAGGCGTGCAGATCGTCCCCGGCGGGCCTGCCTGGTACCATCCCGGCCGCTCGGCGACGCTCCAGTTCGGCCCGAAAGCCATGATCGGCGCCTTCGGCGAGCTTCACCCCCGCATCCTCGCCGCTCTCGACGCGAAGGGCCCGATCGTCGCCTGCGAGATCACGCTCGATCTGCTGCCCGCTCCCAAGGCGAAGCCGACCAAGGTCAAGCCGAAGCTCGCCTTGCCAGACTTCCAGCCGGTGACGCGCGACTTCGCCTTCGTCGTGGATGCCGGCGTGGCCGCGGCTGATATCCTGCGGGCGGCGCAGGGTGCCGAGCGCAACCTGATTACCGACACCTCGGTCTTCGACATCTATGAGGGCGCTGGCGTTGGCGAGGGCAAGAAATCGGTGGCCGTCGCCATCGTGCTCCAGCCGACTGAGAAAACCCTGACCGATCAGGACATCGAAGCGGTTTCGGCCAAGGTCGTCGCGGCGGTTGCCAAGAAGACGGGCGCGACGCTGCGCGGCTGA
- the cmk gene encoding (d)CMP kinase yields the protein MILAIDGPAASGKGTLAKRLAAHFNLPHLDTGLLYRGVAMVLLDRGEALTDEDAAERAAQSLSPALLTDSRLRDRAMGEAASVVAAQPRVRAALVAFQRAFAAAPEGAVLDGRDIGTVICPAADVKLFVTAAPEVRARRRALELSNRGEPSDEAEILADIRIRDARDASRTDAPLRAAPDAQVLDTSDLTVDEVFAKALALIAIAIQDCTHTRP from the coding sequence ATGATCCTGGCGATAGACGGACCGGCCGCCTCAGGCAAAGGCACCCTCGCGAAGCGGCTTGCTGCCCATTTCAACCTGCCGCACCTCGACACCGGGCTTCTCTACCGGGGGGTGGCCATGGTGCTGCTCGATCGCGGCGAAGCGCTCACGGACGAGGACGCCGCCGAGCGCGCGGCGCAATCCCTGTCACCCGCGCTGCTCACTGATTCGCGCCTGCGTGATCGGGCTATGGGCGAGGCTGCCTCTGTCGTGGCCGCGCAGCCGCGCGTGCGCGCCGCGCTGGTTGCCTTCCAGCGCGCCTTTGCCGCAGCCCCCGAGGGCGCCGTTTTGGACGGTCGCGACATCGGCACGGTGATCTGTCCGGCTGCCGACGTGAAACTGTTCGTGACCGCCGCGCCCGAGGTCAGGGCGAGACGTCGGGCGCTTGAGCTGAGCAATCGCGGCGAGCCGTCCGATGAGGCTGAAATCCTTGCGGATATTCGCATTCGCGATGCACGCGACGCCAGCCGCACGGACGCCCCCTTGCGCGCGGCACCGGATGCGCAGGTGCTGGATACCTCGGACCTGACAGTTGATGAAGTTTTCGCCAAAGCATTGGCGCTCATCGCAATAGCAATTCAGGATTGCACACACACAAGGCCGTGA